The following proteins are co-located in the Acidimicrobiales bacterium genome:
- a CDS encoding FAD-dependent oxidoreductase, producing MNDTDRPTKIAVIGSGIAGLSAAHQLAKDPRHHVVIYEAADRLGGHANTVTVEDPIAGPLGIDTGFIVHNDRNYPHLVALFDELGVPVQDTEMSFAVTDRTNGFHYRATNLNTLFADRKNLVSPTMWRMLADIIRFYRKANAYLDAGRDDLSIAEFLDEGRYHESFVDLHLIPMGAAVWSADPTTFDRFPAASLLSFLRNHGLLGIGDRPQWRTVIGGSRVYVQAIADACAGEVRLSSPVTQVCRTTSQSVASDWAVSVTSNGHTEGFDEVVLACHSDQALAMIADATPTEKEVLGAIGYQPNRATLHTDASLMPPSEAAWAAWNYECGVGDETLPAVTYDLTRLQRLPGSRRYFVSLNADDRIDPTTVLYSADYAHPVFDQPAIDAQTRHGEISGVDHLHFCGAYWGFGFHEDGIASGLRVAEAISARSRNATPVGAST from the coding sequence ATGAACGACACGGATCGACCCACCAAGATCGCCGTCATCGGCAGCGGCATCGCCGGTCTCAGCGCCGCTCACCAGCTGGCCAAGGACCCCCGCCATCATGTCGTCATCTACGAGGCGGCCGATCGGCTCGGCGGGCACGCCAACACCGTCACCGTCGAGGACCCGATCGCCGGACCGCTCGGCATCGACACCGGATTCATCGTCCACAATGACCGGAACTATCCCCACCTCGTTGCCTTGTTCGACGAGCTCGGCGTGCCGGTGCAAGACACCGAGATGAGCTTCGCCGTCACCGATCGAACCAACGGTTTCCACTATCGGGCCACCAACCTCAACACCCTGTTCGCCGACCGGAAGAACCTGGTCAGCCCCACCATGTGGCGAATGCTGGCCGACATCATCCGCTTCTACCGCAAGGCCAACGCCTACCTCGATGCCGGTCGCGACGACCTGAGCATCGCCGAGTTCCTCGACGAGGGGCGCTACCACGAAAGCTTCGTCGACCTCCACCTGATCCCGATGGGAGCGGCCGTGTGGTCGGCCGACCCGACCACCTTCGACCGCTTTCCGGCGGCCAGCCTGCTGTCCTTCCTTCGCAACCACGGCCTCCTCGGCATCGGCGACCGTCCCCAGTGGCGCACCGTGATCGGCGGCTCACGTGTCTATGTGCAGGCCATCGCCGATGCATGTGCGGGCGAGGTCCGATTGTCCTCACCCGTCACTCAAGTGTGTCGAACGACCAGCCAGAGCGTGGCGTCCGATTGGGCGGTGTCGGTCACGAGCAACGGGCACACCGAAGGGTTCGACGAGGTCGTCCTTGCCTGCCACAGCGACCAGGCCCTCGCCATGATCGCCGATGCCACGCCGACCGAGAAGGAGGTGCTCGGAGCGATCGGCTACCAACCGAACCGGGCGACGCTGCACACCGACGCCTCGCTCATGCCACCGTCGGAGGCTGCGTGGGCCGCGTGGAACTATGAGTGCGGCGTGGGTGACGAGACCCTCCCGGCGGTCACCTACGACCTGACGCGCCTCCAGCGGCTGCCCGGCTCGCGGCGCTACTTCGTGAGCCTGAATGCCGACGACCGCATCGATCCAACGACCGTGTTGTACTCCGCCGACTACGCCCACCCGGTGTTCGACCAACCCGCAATCGATGCCCAAACTCGCCACGGTGAGATCAGCGGTGTCGACCATCTCCACTTCTGTGGGGCCTACTGGGGCTTCGGCTTCCACGAAGACGGCATTGCGTCGGGCCTGCGTGTGGCGGAGGCGATCAGTGCTCGGTCCCGGAACGCCACACCGGTCGGGGCGTCGACATGA
- a CDS encoding cyclopropane-fatty-acyl-phospholipid synthase family protein, producing MTAPVDPAAPLAPAAHDTDQPVADGNVPIVRPERLLRHAERQRKVPGVQRVARRAAHAVMDRMTSGQLTVIDREGVHRFGPGGGLSAEIEIRDDRAWSSLISEGSIGLGRGYIEGWWHSDDPVSVVRIIIENIEPLDEYRNRLHHATGWLVDPVRSVLPRRNKHRNKEDIASHYDVGNDFFSIFLDETLTYSAGVFTEPGIPLAAASRAKYDRLIDKLGLQPDHRLLEIGTGWGGMALQASERVGCNITTTTISDEQLAEATRRVHEAGHADNVTLLDADWRDLEGTFDRIVSIEMIEAVDWRDYDQFFSTIERCLAPDGLVGIQAICIPDRRYERTKNTEDFIRRFVFPGGFLPSIGAVNRSVSSATRMKMLDVEDLTVHYAETLRRWRDQFDAQLDEVRELGLDERFIRLWRFYLAYCEAGFLERHCTVNQFVLAGRDWRPDGLALRP from the coding sequence ATGACGGCACCGGTCGACCCCGCTGCTCCCCTCGCTCCCGCCGCCCACGACACCGATCAACCCGTCGCCGACGGCAACGTGCCGATCGTGCGGCCCGAACGTCTCCTGCGTCACGCCGAACGACAACGCAAGGTTCCGGGCGTGCAGCGAGTGGCTCGCCGTGCCGCCCATGCCGTGATGGATCGCATGACCTCGGGCCAGCTCACGGTCATCGACCGTGAAGGCGTCCACCGCTTCGGACCGGGCGGTGGCCTCAGCGCCGAGATCGAGATTCGCGACGATCGAGCGTGGAGCAGCCTCATCAGTGAGGGCTCGATCGGGCTCGGCCGTGGCTACATCGAAGGCTGGTGGCACTCCGACGATCCTGTGTCGGTCGTGCGCATCATCATCGAGAACATCGAGCCGCTCGATGAGTACCGAAATCGGCTCCACCATGCCACGGGCTGGCTCGTCGACCCCGTCCGTTCCGTGCTGCCGCGGCGCAACAAACACCGCAACAAAGAAGACATCGCCAGTCACTACGACGTCGGCAACGACTTCTTCTCGATCTTCCTCGATGAAACGCTGACCTACTCGGCCGGTGTCTTCACCGAACCCGGTATCCCGCTCGCCGCCGCCAGCCGGGCCAAGTACGACCGGCTGATCGACAAGCTCGGCCTGCAGCCCGACCACCGTCTCCTCGAGATCGGCACCGGCTGGGGCGGCATGGCGCTCCAGGCGTCGGAACGGGTGGGCTGCAACATCACCACCACCACGATCTCCGACGAGCAACTCGCCGAGGCCACCCGCCGGGTGCACGAGGCGGGTCATGCCGACAACGTGACCCTGCTCGACGCCGACTGGCGAGACCTCGAAGGAACCTTCGACCGGATCGTGTCGATCGAGATGATCGAGGCCGTCGACTGGCGCGACTACGACCAGTTCTTCTCGACCATCGAGCGCTGCCTCGCCCCCGACGGGCTGGTCGGCATTCAGGCGATCTGCATTCCTGATCGTCGCTACGAGCGGACCAAGAACACCGAGGACTTCATCCGTCGCTTCGTCTTCCCTGGTGGCTTCCTTCCCTCCATCGGCGCGGTCAACCGTTCGGTGTCGTCGGCCACCCGCATGAAGATGCTCGACGTCGAAGACCTCACCGTCCACTACGCCGAGACACTTCGGCGATGGCGTGACCAGTTCGATGCCCAGCTCGACGAGGTACGGGAGCTCGGTCTCGACGAACGCTTCATCCGCCTGTGGCGCTTCTACCTCGCCTATTGCGAGGCAGGGTTCCTCGAGCGTCACTGCACCGTCAATCAGTTCGTGCTTGCCGGCAGGGACTGGCGCCCCGACGGGTTGGCCCTTCGCCCGTAG
- the cmk gene encoding (d)CMP kinase, with amino-acid sequence MTSVEPELLVIAIDGPAGSGKSTVARRLAKALDLEYLDTGAMYRSVTFACLARGIDPADADEVGIVAQGIDLRIEADGTVTVDGFDATTQIRGPEVTRAVSQVASHPEVRAELVSRQREWARRRGGGVLEGRDIGSVVFPNARLKVYLSASPEVRAARRAREVEDLDYDTVAADLARRDALDSGRQHDPLKRADGAIEVDTSHLSIDEVVELIAAEIRS; translated from the coding sequence GTGACATCTGTGGAACCCGAGTTGTTGGTCATCGCCATCGACGGCCCCGCCGGATCCGGCAAGTCCACGGTGGCGCGGCGCCTGGCCAAGGCACTCGACCTCGAGTACCTCGACACCGGTGCCATGTACCGATCGGTCACCTTTGCCTGCCTGGCCCGTGGTATCGATCCGGCCGACGCCGACGAGGTCGGCATCGTGGCCCAAGGCATCGACCTGCGAATCGAGGCCGACGGCACCGTCACCGTCGACGGTTTCGACGCCACCACCCAGATTCGTGGGCCCGAGGTCACCCGTGCGGTGTCGCAAGTGGCGTCGCACCCCGAGGTCCGTGCCGAGCTGGTGTCCCGCCAACGCGAGTGGGCCCGTCGTCGGGGCGGTGGCGTGCTCGAAGGGCGCGACATCGGGAGCGTCGTGTTCCCGAACGCTCGGCTCAAGGTGTACCTGTCCGCCAGCCCCGAGGTTCGTGCCGCCCGCCGGGCACGCGAGGTCGAGGATCTCGACTACGACACCGTCGCCGCCGATCTCGCTCGTCGTGATGCACTCGACTCCGGGCGCCAGCACGATCCGCTGAAGCGGGCCGATGGAGCGATCGAGGTCGACACGAGCCATCTGTCGATCGACGAAGTCGTCGAACTGATCGCGGCCGAGATCCGCAGCTGA
- the ispH gene encoding 4-hydroxy-3-methylbut-2-enyl diphosphate reductase, with amino-acid sequence MTVDRVLLCAPRGFCAGVEMAIKALSWMVRAFDAPVYCYHEIVHNKLVVDRFEAQGVIFVDSIDEVPEGRPIMLSAHGSAPEVVEAARARGSYVVDAVCPLVTKVHHEVKVRAKKGYRIIYVGHEGHEEAIGTMAVAPTAISRVESIDDVAALPEFDEPTALLAQTTLSHRDWSDVADAARVRFPDLWQPGRSDLCFATTNRQSALMSVADRVDAVVVIGSANSSNTNALAKLAEQAGCPRVFRVNGPEELPDDLSGVVAVTAGASAPEDVVQAVIAVLAPANGVEEVTITEEAEYFPPPRNLREMLTSVDVVATFGLGGNVDARPPLDDRVIGAADVLASISGS; translated from the coding sequence ATGACCGTCGACCGGGTACTACTGTGCGCGCCCCGTGGCTTCTGCGCCGGGGTCGAGATGGCGATCAAGGCGCTGTCGTGGATGGTGCGTGCGTTCGATGCGCCGGTCTACTGCTACCACGAGATCGTGCACAACAAGCTGGTCGTCGACCGGTTCGAGGCCCAGGGCGTGATCTTCGTCGACTCGATCGACGAAGTGCCCGAAGGTCGTCCGATCATGCTGTCGGCTCACGGGTCGGCGCCCGAGGTGGTGGAGGCCGCCCGGGCCCGAGGCAGCTACGTGGTCGACGCGGTGTGCCCGCTCGTCACCAAGGTGCACCACGAGGTGAAGGTGCGGGCGAAGAAGGGCTACCGCATCATCTACGTCGGCCACGAAGGCCACGAAGAGGCCATCGGCACCATGGCCGTCGCTCCAACCGCCATCAGCCGGGTCGAGTCGATCGATGATGTCGCCGCCCTCCCCGAGTTCGACGAGCCGACGGCGCTCCTCGCCCAGACCACGTTGTCGCATCGTGACTGGTCCGATGTCGCCGACGCCGCCCGCGTCCGCTTCCCCGACCTGTGGCAGCCCGGTCGCTCCGATCTGTGCTTCGCCACCACCAACCGCCAGTCGGCGCTGATGTCGGTGGCCGATCGGGTCGACGCCGTCGTGGTGATCGGCTCGGCCAACTCGTCGAACACCAACGCTCTGGCCAAACTGGCCGAGCAAGCCGGGTGCCCGCGGGTGTTCCGGGTCAACGGACCCGAGGAACTGCCCGACGACCTCTCCGGTGTCGTCGCCGTCACCGCCGGTGCGAGCGCCCCCGAAGACGTGGTCCAAGCGGTCATTGCCGTCCTCGCCCCGGCAAACGGGGTCGAGGAAGTCACGATCACCGAAGAAGCCGAGTACTTCCCGCCGCCCCGCAACCTGCGCGAGATGCTGACCTCGGTCGACGTCGTCGCCACGTTCGGCCTCGGCGGCAATGTCGACGCCCGCCCGCCGCTCGATGACCGAGTCATCGGCGCCGCCGACGTCCTCGCCTCGATCAGCGGCAGCTAG
- a CDS encoding lysophospholipid acyltransferase family protein: MVETTPDLGGGSPRLYRAVRIVAMFLFKVMFRLEVVGEEHVPTEGGFVLAPGAHRSILDTPLAAATTPRILRYMGAEKYFATPGLGRFLLAVGGFPVERHMADREALRLSELILAAGDPLVIFPESTRYQGPVVAPIKEGAAFLACRAGVPIVPVGIGGAERALPIGGRIIRPRKCTIVIGKPIMPPERVAGERVKRSTVKAISQQLHDSLQELFDQAQIRAGL; encoded by the coding sequence GTGGTTGAGACGACGCCCGACCTCGGCGGTGGTTCGCCCCGGCTCTACCGGGCCGTGCGCATCGTGGCCATGTTTCTGTTCAAGGTGATGTTCCGGCTCGAGGTCGTCGGTGAAGAGCATGTGCCGACCGAGGGTGGCTTCGTGCTGGCACCGGGCGCCCACCGGTCGATCCTCGACACGCCGTTGGCGGCGGCAACCACGCCGCGGATCCTTCGCTACATGGGTGCCGAGAAGTACTTTGCCACTCCGGGTCTCGGCCGGTTCCTGCTCGCCGTCGGCGGCTTTCCGGTCGAACGCCACATGGCCGACCGTGAAGCGCTTCGACTGTCGGAGCTGATTCTCGCCGCCGGTGACCCGCTCGTGATCTTCCCCGAGAGCACTCGCTACCAGGGCCCGGTCGTCGCCCCGATCAAGGAGGGTGCGGCGTTCCTCGCCTGCCGAGCCGGTGTGCCGATCGTGCCCGTCGGGATCGGCGGCGCCGAACGCGCCCTCCCGATCGGCGGCAGGATCATCCGCCCCCGCAAGTGCACGATCGTGATCGGCAAGCCGATCATGCCGCCCGAGCGAGTGGCAGGCGAGCGGGTGAAGCGCTCGACCGTGAAGGCGATCTCACAGCAACTCCACGACTCGCTGCAGGAGCTGTTCGATCAGGCCCAGATCCGAGCTGGTCTCTAG
- a CDS encoding PP2C family protein-serine/threonine phosphatase, giving the protein MERLVPAIAAAICVAAAVFWIRQTIVQRRLASRLSTEQIDPDLWRLADADFRRDFLSAVAAASSATVLIVLAIVAVPRGVTLTSFTLALPSVITLFRRQRLEEIARVAAGRSEVEKRAREVLTQEELAPLQWAARLAPSTLPSLKGFEIGSHYQASSGAMAGDFYDVFRVDKHRVAAVIGDVTGHGIEPSITALQAKYLLRAFLRQYRDPGQAVEELNAQMSVLERGEEFISLIVMVFDNDAETLRYSSAGHPAAFVWHASEVRPLGATGPLLMLDPKALYHSREIAWQSDDVAVMYTDGLAEARNGEALFGEEGVASMIRRDPTASPDVLTKVLVEAARDFSGGPINDDVAVLVLRRV; this is encoded by the coding sequence ATGGAACGCCTCGTGCCAGCGATCGCCGCCGCGATCTGTGTTGCCGCCGCGGTGTTCTGGATCCGGCAGACGATCGTCCAGCGCCGGCTGGCCTCCCGCCTGTCGACCGAGCAGATCGACCCCGACCTGTGGCGCCTGGCCGACGCCGATTTCCGGCGTGATTTCCTCTCGGCGGTTGCCGCTGCCAGCTCCGCGACCGTCTTGATCGTGCTCGCGATCGTGGCCGTTCCCCGTGGGGTCACCCTCACCTCGTTCACCCTCGCCCTGCCGTCGGTGATCACCCTGTTCCGCCGGCAACGGCTCGAGGAGATCGCCCGGGTCGCCGCCGGTCGGTCCGAAGTCGAAAAGCGTGCTCGAGAGGTGCTCACCCAGGAAGAACTGGCGCCGTTGCAGTGGGCAGCACGTCTCGCCCCGTCCACCCTCCCCAGCCTCAAGGGGTTCGAGATCGGCTCGCACTACCAGGCGTCGAGCGGCGCCATGGCAGGCGATTTCTACGACGTGTTCCGAGTCGACAAGCACCGGGTTGCCGCCGTCATCGGCGACGTGACCGGTCACGGCATCGAGCCATCGATCACCGCCCTGCAGGCCAAGTACCTGCTGCGGGCGTTCCTTCGTCAGTACCGAGACCCGGGCCAGGCGGTCGAGGAACTCAACGCTCAGATGTCGGTCCTCGAACGAGGCGAAGAGTTCATCTCACTCATCGTGATGGTGTTCGACAACGACGCCGAGACGCTGCGCTACTCCTCGGCCGGCCACCCTGCCGCCTTCGTGTGGCATGCGTCGGAGGTGCGGCCGCTCGGTGCCACCGGACCTCTGCTCATGCTCGATCCGAAGGCGCTCTATCACTCACGAGAAATCGCCTGGCAGAGCGACGACGTGGCGGTCATGTACACCGACGGGCTCGCCGAAGCCCGCAATGGTGAGGCCCTGTTCGGGGAGGAAGGCGTGGCCAGTATGATCCGCCGTGACCCCACGGCCTCGCCTGATGTGCTCACCAAGGTGTTGGTCGAAGCGGCCCGAGACTTCTCGGGCGGACCGATCAACGACGACGTTGCGGTACTGGTCCTTCGACGAGTCTGA
- the der gene encoding ribosome biogenesis GTPase Der, whose protein sequence is MTETTSASHLPTVAIVGRPNVGKSTLLNRVLGRREAIVEEKPGVTRDRKMVEAEWQGTRFNLVDTGGWMASGSEIDMKVSRQSEKAIAESDALLFVVDASVGISEDDAQMARAIRGYDKPIFVVANKVDDARHSDQVWELVRLGFGNPYGVSALHGRGVGDLLDDLVAALPEPTEIEGDDVEGGDDERIFSIVLAGRPNVGKSTLFNRLIGEDRSVVHDMAGTTRDTVDTIVETANGPIRFLDTAGMRRRSRIDENTEYYSTIRALQSVDTADVALLLIDATEGITAQDQRLAERVDGAGCPIVVVLNKWDLLDTEARENMADQIARKLSFLPNVTVHRISALSGSGTHKLLPSLDLALDAYSARMPTRKVNEVIRRAQQATPAPHGARVLYATQGATDPPTFTLFANRDIPQSYLRYLERSLREAFDLGSTPIKMRVRRRSE, encoded by the coding sequence ATGACCGAAACAACATCCGCCTCCCACCTGCCGACGGTCGCCATCGTCGGTCGGCCGAACGTCGGCAAGTCGACCCTGCTCAACCGGGTCCTGGGCCGGCGCGAGGCGATCGTCGAGGAGAAGCCGGGCGTCACCCGCGACCGCAAGATGGTCGAGGCCGAGTGGCAGGGCACGAGGTTCAACCTCGTCGACACCGGCGGTTGGATGGCCTCGGGATCCGAGATCGACATGAAGGTGTCTCGCCAGTCCGAGAAGGCGATCGCCGAGTCCGATGCGCTGCTGTTCGTGGTCGACGCCTCGGTCGGTATCTCCGAGGACGACGCCCAGATGGCTCGAGCCATCCGTGGTTACGACAAGCCCATCTTCGTGGTCGCCAACAAGGTCGACGACGCTCGCCACAGCGATCAGGTGTGGGAGTTGGTTCGTCTCGGGTTCGGCAACCCCTACGGCGTCAGTGCCCTGCACGGTCGGGGCGTCGGTGATCTGCTCGACGATCTGGTGGCTGCTCTGCCCGAACCGACCGAGATCGAGGGCGATGATGTCGAGGGCGGTGATGACGAGCGGATCTTCTCGATCGTGCTCGCCGGCAGGCCGAACGTCGGCAAGTCGACGCTGTTCAACCGGCTGATCGGCGAGGACCGCTCGGTGGTGCACGACATGGCGGGCACCACGCGGGACACCGTCGACACGATCGTCGAGACGGCGAACGGTCCGATCCGGTTCCTCGACACCGCCGGGATGCGGCGCCGTAGCCGGATCGACGAGAACACCGAGTACTACTCGACCATCCGGGCACTCCAGTCGGTCGACACCGCCGACGTTGCTCTGCTGCTGATCGACGCCACGGAGGGGATCACGGCCCAGGACCAGCGGCTCGCCGAGCGGGTCGATGGCGCCGGTTGTCCGATCGTGGTCGTGCTCAACAAGTGGGATCTGCTCGACACCGAGGCCCGTGAGAACATGGCCGACCAGATCGCACGGAAGCTGAGCTTCCTGCCGAACGTCACCGTGCACCGGATCTCGGCACTGTCGGGTTCGGGCACCCACAAGCTGCTGCCGTCGCTCGACCTGGCGCTCGACGCCTATTCGGCCCGCATGCCGACCCGCAAGGTGAACGAGGTCATCCGCCGGGCCCAGCAGGCCACGCCGGCGCCTCACGGGGCCCGGGTGCTCTACGCCACGCAGGGTGCGACCGATCCGCCCACGTTCACCCTGTTCGCCAACCGCGACATCCCCCAGTCGTACCTTCGCTACCTGGAGCGGAGCCTGCGTGAGGCGTTCGATCTTGGTTCGACACCGATCAAGATGCGTGTCCGACGCAGGAGTGAATAA
- a CDS encoding TIGR02391 family protein, with amino-acid sequence MAANEPDYERIKEELRSFIIATRYIASREVAGGSHIACGRDAAVGLVEKVSPILETLYPDWRESAGGGARFAERERFAAQQLLARLEVGDEIEALLGDRSAGPRLAASSLHPLVWDAANPYWRTLDYHGAVDAAAKIVNSRLQQLIGRRDLSEKKLVEQAFSSSDPGPDSPRLRFAASTDATERARLDGARSFGIGLFEGVRNPLSHLPAAEIKLSEQLALEQLAAWSLFARWIEEATLTRASAD; translated from the coding sequence ATGGCGGCGAATGAGCCTGACTACGAGCGGATCAAGGAGGAGTTGCGGTCCTTCATCATCGCGACCAGGTACATTGCTAGCCGCGAGGTCGCCGGTGGTAGTCACATCGCTTGCGGACGAGACGCTGCCGTGGGCCTCGTCGAAAAGGTCAGCCCGATACTCGAGACTCTTTACCCTGACTGGAGGGAGTCTGCAGGAGGCGGCGCCCGTTTCGCAGAGCGCGAGAGATTCGCCGCACAACAGCTACTCGCTCGGCTAGAAGTCGGTGATGAGATCGAAGCACTGCTCGGCGACCGCTCGGCTGGACCCCGACTGGCAGCAAGCTCACTCCACCCGCTCGTGTGGGACGCTGCCAATCCCTACTGGCGCACGTTGGACTACCACGGAGCCGTCGATGCCGCTGCGAAAATTGTGAACTCAAGACTCCAACAGTTGATTGGCCGGCGTGACCTGTCTGAGAAGAAGCTTGTCGAGCAAGCATTCTCGTCGAGTGATCCAGGTCCCGACAGTCCTCGCCTCCGGTTCGCTGCCTCGACCGACGCAACGGAGCGAGCACGACTCGACGGTGCCCGAAGCTTCGGGATCGGTCTCTTTGAAGGCGTTCGAAATCCGCTCAGTCACCTTCCGGCAGCGGAGATCAAGCTCTCAGAGCAACTTGCGCTCGAACAGCTCGCAGCCTGGAGTCTCTTCGCAAGGTGGATCGAGGAAGCGACATTGACCAGGGCAAGTGCCGACTGA
- a CDS encoding DUF512 domain-containing protein: MIAQTAQLPRVLAVAPDSPAATAGVLVGDVLLRVNGEVPRDVIQYRMLVDEPAVSLEIDRGGLTRQIDIDKADGELLGIEVQSSLFDQVRTCDNHCSFCFIYQLPAGMRKSLYLKDDDFRLSFLYGNFTTLTRFTEADLERVITEGLSPLYVSIHSTEPEVRSSLLRNKRGATSLRWLRALLDHGIEVHGQVVVCPGINDAEALERTLAGVLDDYSELASLAIVPLGISDHSNEADMRAHTVAEAEAVVELVEQWQDIFLDVLGHRLVFAADEYYLLANRPFPDAETYEGFAMHEDGIGMARTFEMEFRGETDEATGPKSGFFAWVEGAPAEGYRAPRLATPTDADGAAIVQLRPRPSAPIGVLTGQYGARILGPMIDDLGRDDVRIVEVDNQFFGGNIGVAGLMVGADVARVLADQPAGHRYLLPDVCLSGSVFLDGMSLDELPRPVEVVPTDGIALRRALGLDTTEVRSA, translated from the coding sequence ATGATCGCCCAGACCGCCCAGCTTCCCCGCGTCCTCGCGGTGGCGCCCGACTCACCAGCCGCAACGGCTGGCGTGCTTGTCGGCGACGTGCTGTTGCGGGTCAACGGCGAGGTGCCACGTGACGTGATCCAGTACCGGATGCTCGTCGACGAGCCGGCGGTCAGCCTCGAGATCGACCGGGGCGGCCTCACTCGCCAGATCGACATCGACAAGGCCGACGGCGAGCTGCTCGGGATCGAGGTCCAGTCGTCGTTGTTCGACCAGGTCCGCACCTGCGACAACCACTGCTCGTTCTGCTTCATCTACCAGTTGCCGGCCGGCATGCGAAAGAGCCTGTACCTCAAGGACGACGACTTCCGGCTGTCGTTCCTCTACGGCAACTTCACCACCCTCACCCGGTTCACCGAGGCCGACCTGGAGCGTGTCATCACCGAGGGTCTGTCGCCGCTGTACGTGAGCATCCACTCGACCGAGCCCGAGGTCCGGTCGTCGCTGCTGCGCAACAAGCGCGGCGCCACCAGCCTGCGTTGGTTGCGAGCCCTGCTCGACCACGGCATCGAGGTCCACGGGCAGGTCGTGGTCTGCCCCGGCATCAACGACGCAGAGGCGCTCGAGCGCACGTTGGCCGGCGTGCTCGACGACTACAGCGAGCTCGCGTCGTTGGCTATCGTGCCGCTGGGGATCAGCGACCATTCGAACGAGGCCGACATGCGGGCGCACACCGTGGCCGAAGCCGAAGCGGTGGTCGAGTTGGTCGAGCAGTGGCAGGACATCTTCCTCGACGTGCTGGGCCACCGCCTCGTGTTCGCCGCCGACGAGTACTACCTGCTCGCCAACCGTCCATTCCCCGACGCCGAGACCTACGAGGGGTTCGCCATGCACGAGGACGGCATCGGCATGGCCCGGACGTTCGAGATGGAGTTCCGGGGCGAGACCGACGAAGCGACCGGCCCCAAGTCCGGCTTCTTCGCCTGGGTCGAAGGTGCGCCCGCCGAGGGCTACCGCGCACCACGGCTCGCCACGCCGACCGACGCCGACGGCGCAGCGATCGTGCAGCTGCGGCCACGGCCGAGCGCGCCGATCGGTGTGCTCACCGGTCAGTACGGCGCCCGCATCCTCGGGCCGATGATCGACGATCTCGGCCGCGACGACGTGCGGATCGTCGAGGTCGACAATCAGTTCTTCGGCGGCAACATCGGTGTGGCCGGGCTCATGGTGGGTGCCGACGTCGCCCGGGTGCTGGCCGACCAGCCCGCCGGGCACCGCTATCTGCTGCCCGACGTGTGCCTTTCCGGCAGTGTGTTCCTCGACGGCATGAGCCTCGACGAGCTGCCCCGACCAGTCGAGGTGGTGCCGACCGACGGCATCGCCCTCCGTCGAGCCCTCGGGCTCGACACCACAGAAGTGAGATCGGCATGA
- a CDS encoding DUF1365 domain-containing protein codes for MTPGVASVCAGTVYHRRATPTEHSFEYPMSMVWIDPDHPNDLCHHHRLYSPAEPAPARFRRSDYGDERTPPLGLLVRDDLEPVLGHRPDGPIRMLTQLRRFGWLFNPITVYLAWDTTDPEPVGAVLEVTNTPWHERHRYTIALHDAAPAGPGPRLIDLPEGNDAPIMRTARFPKSLHVSPFFGQDYDYLIGVAAGEQLRIDLQLVDPTNETVALDTSLQLDRTPASRRALARNLWSAPLSTYRVSTGIHSQAARLAAKRVPFVRHPDKLTQESPS; via the coding sequence ATGACCCCCGGCGTGGCGTCGGTCTGCGCCGGCACGGTCTACCACCGGCGTGCCACGCCGACCGAACACTCCTTCGAGTACCCGATGTCGATGGTGTGGATCGACCCCGATCATCCGAACGATCTCTGCCACCACCACCGGCTCTACTCCCCTGCCGAACCCGCACCGGCCCGCTTCCGACGCAGCGACTACGGCGACGAACGCACCCCGCCGCTCGGGCTCCTCGTGCGTGACGATCTCGAACCGGTGCTCGGGCATCGGCCGGACGGACCGATCCGCATGCTCACCCAGCTCCGCCGGTTCGGCTGGCTGTTCAACCCGATCACCGTCTATCTGGCGTGGGACACGACCGATCCCGAACCCGTCGGCGCTGTGCTCGAAGTGACGAACACCCCCTGGCACGAGCGCCACCGCTACACGATTGCGCTGCACGATGCTGCGCCGGCGGGACCCGGTCCTCGTTTGATCGACCTGCCCGAGGGGAACGATGCGCCCATCATGCGCACCGCCCGGTTCCCGAAATCACTGCACGTCTCGCCGTTCTTCGGCCAGGACTACGACTACCTGATCGGGGTCGCCGCCGGCGAGCAGCTGCGCATCGACCTCCAGCTCGTCGACCCGACCAACGAGACCGTGGCCCTCGACACCTCTCTCCAGCTCGACCGCACTCCGGCCTCTCGCCGTGCCCTGGCTCGCAATCTGTGGTCGGCCCCCCTGTCGACCTACCGGGTCAGCACCGGCATCCACTCCCAAGCCGCCCGTCTGGCTGCCAAACGAGTCCCCTTCGTCCGCCATCCCGACAAGCTCACCCAGGAGTCCCCCTCATGA